The proteins below come from a single Ailuropoda melanoleuca isolate Jingjing chromosome 1, ASM200744v2, whole genome shotgun sequence genomic window:
- the CMSS1 gene encoding protein CMSS1 isoform X3: MTKQETAPAPALSRKTKQPKECFLIQPKETKEGATKTRRRRKKKITDVLAKSEPKPGTPDDLQKLMKDYYSTNRSVIELEELNLPDSCFLKANDMTHSLSSYLKEICPKWVKLRKNHNEKKSVLMLIICSSAVRALELIRSMTAFRGDSKVMKLFAKHIKVQEQVKLLEKRVVHLGVGTPGRIKELIKQGGLNLNPLKFLVFDWNWRDQKLRRMMDIPEIRKEVFELLEMGVLSLCKSESLKLGLF; encoded by the exons CCTAAAGAATGTTTCTTGATacaaccaaaggaaacaaaagaaggtGCTACCAAGacaaggaggagaagaaag AAGAAAATTACTGATGTTCTTGCAAAATCAGAGCCAAAACCAGGGACCCCTGACGACCTACAGAAGTTGATGAAGGACTATTACAGCACCAATCGCTCAGTGATTGAATTAGAAGAACTAAACCTACCAG ACTCCTGTTTCCTCAAGGCCAATGATATGACTCATAGTCTTTCATCATACCTAAAAGAAA tCTGCCCTAAGTGGGTAAAACTTCGGAAAAACcataatgagaagaaatcagtCCTGATGCTGATCATCTGCAGCTCTGCTGTCCGAGCTTTGGAGCTCATTAG gtcGATGACAGCATTCAGAGGAGACAGCAAAGTtatgaaattatttgcaaaacacataaaG GTCCAGGAGCAGGTAAAGTTGCTGGAGAAGCGTGTTGTGCACCTGGGAGTAGGAACACCAGGGAGAATTAAAGAACTCATTAAACAAG GTGGCCTTAATTTGAACCCCTTAAAGTTTCTGGTTTTTGACTGGAACTGGAGAGATCAGAAGTTGAGGAGGATGATGGACATTCCCGAG atAAGAAAGGAGGTTTTTGAACTTCTGGAAATGGGAGTCCTCAGTCTGTGCAAGTCTGAATCTTTGAAGCTGGGCCTTTTCTAA
- the CMSS1 gene encoding protein CMSS1 isoform X2, whose protein sequence is MILETSGGRTSPQEQPAAQPKECFLIQPKETKEGATKTRRRRKKKITDVLAKSEPKPGTPDDLQKLMKDYYSTNRSVIELEELNLPDSCFLKANDMTHSLSSYLKEICPKWVKLRKNHNEKKSVLMLIICSSAVRALELIRSMTAFRGDSKVMKLFAKHIKVQEQVKLLEKRVVHLGVGTPGRIKELIKQGGLNLNPLKFLVFDWNWRDQKLRRMMDIPEIRKEVFELLEMGVLSLCKSESLKLGLF, encoded by the exons CCTAAAGAATGTTTCTTGATacaaccaaaggaaacaaaagaaggtGCTACCAAGacaaggaggagaagaaag AAGAAAATTACTGATGTTCTTGCAAAATCAGAGCCAAAACCAGGGACCCCTGACGACCTACAGAAGTTGATGAAGGACTATTACAGCACCAATCGCTCAGTGATTGAATTAGAAGAACTAAACCTACCAG ACTCCTGTTTCCTCAAGGCCAATGATATGACTCATAGTCTTTCATCATACCTAAAAGAAA tCTGCCCTAAGTGGGTAAAACTTCGGAAAAACcataatgagaagaaatcagtCCTGATGCTGATCATCTGCAGCTCTGCTGTCCGAGCTTTGGAGCTCATTAG gtcGATGACAGCATTCAGAGGAGACAGCAAAGTtatgaaattatttgcaaaacacataaaG GTCCAGGAGCAGGTAAAGTTGCTGGAGAAGCGTGTTGTGCACCTGGGAGTAGGAACACCAGGGAGAATTAAAGAACTCATTAAACAAG GTGGCCTTAATTTGAACCCCTTAAAGTTTCTGGTTTTTGACTGGAACTGGAGAGATCAGAAGTTGAGGAGGATGATGGACATTCCCGAG atAAGAAAGGAGGTTTTTGAACTTCTGGAAATGGGAGTCCTCAGTCTGTGCAAGTCTGAATCTTTGAAGCTGGGCCTTTTCTAA